One part of the Methylobacterium mesophilicum SR1.6/6 genome encodes these proteins:
- a CDS encoding ABC transporter permease: protein MTRPRSGRGFARLVRLPPFAWLSVFFLVPFAITLKISLSEPATAIPPYLPVLDWRAGLEGWSSFLEALDFDNYATLYADPLYRDAALGSLTYAAVASLILVALGIPLAYALARSPARWQPLLVALVVVPFWTSFLIRIYAWIAILKPEGLLNLVLLRLGLIAEPLTILNTDAAILIGLVYAYLPFMVLPLYAVMNRLDPTLREAAADLGASPTRVFWSVTLPLSLPGILAGAGLCFIPMVGEFVIPDLLGGSETLMLGRVLWTEFFSNRDWPLASAVAVLILGIVIGPVVLFRDSLRAGKTEDGRP, encoded by the coding sequence ATGACCCGCCCGAGATCCGGCCGCGGCTTCGCCCGGCTGGTGCGGCTCCCGCCCTTCGCGTGGCTGTCGGTCTTCTTCCTCGTGCCCTTCGCGATCACGCTGAAGATCAGTCTGTCGGAGCCGGCCACGGCGATCCCGCCCTATCTGCCGGTGCTCGACTGGCGCGCCGGCCTTGAGGGCTGGTCGTCGTTCCTCGAAGCTCTGGACTTCGACAACTACGCGACCCTCTACGCCGATCCGCTCTACCGCGACGCTGCCCTCGGCTCGCTGACCTACGCCGCGGTGGCGAGCCTGATCCTCGTCGCCCTCGGCATCCCGCTCGCCTACGCCCTGGCCCGCTCGCCCGCCCGTTGGCAGCCGCTCCTCGTCGCCCTCGTCGTCGTGCCGTTCTGGACGAGCTTCCTCATCCGAATCTACGCCTGGATCGCGATCCTGAAGCCCGAGGGACTGCTGAATCTGGTCTTGCTGCGGCTCGGCCTCATCGCCGAGCCGTTGACGATCCTCAACACCGACGCCGCGATCCTCATCGGCCTCGTCTACGCCTACCTGCCCTTCATGGTGCTGCCGCTTTACGCGGTCATGAACCGGCTCGATCCCACGTTGCGTGAAGCCGCGGCCGACCTCGGCGCCTCGCCGACCCGGGTGTTCTGGAGCGTGACCCTGCCACTCAGCCTGCCGGGGATCCTGGCGGGCGCCGGGCTCTGCTTCATCCCGATGGTTGGCGAGTTCGTCATTCCGGACCTCCTCGGCGGCTCGGAGACGCTAATGCTCGGCCGGGTGCTCTGGACTGAGTTCTTCTCCAATCGCGACTGGCCCCTGGCCTCCGCGGTCGCGGTCCTCATCCTCGGCATCGTGATCGGACCGGTGGTGCTGTTCCGCGACAGCCTGCGCGCCGGCAAGACCGAGGACGGTCGGCCATGA
- a CDS encoding ABC transporter permease, producing MTWVTRTALAAGLGFLYAPILVLIAYSFNASPLVTVWGGISTRWYEALFSDAPLLAAAWVSLKVAVLSSLVATVLGTAAALVLERHGRFRGRALFTGLVLGPMVMPEVMIGLSLLLMFIGIGFDRGLATIVIAHATFCTGFVAVVVAARLRGLDRSLEEAAADLGATPWRVLTTVTLPLLAPAVVAGALLAFSLSLDDLVIASFVSGPGSTTLPMRLYSQVRLGVNPEINAASTLLVGFVSAAVLLASWLTARRGPA from the coding sequence ATGACCTGGGTGACCCGCACTGCCCTGGCGGCCGGGCTCGGCTTCCTCTACGCGCCGATCCTCGTTCTGATCGCCTACTCGTTCAACGCGTCGCCCCTTGTGACGGTCTGGGGCGGGATCTCGACACGGTGGTACGAGGCGCTCTTCTCGGACGCGCCCCTGCTGGCCGCTGCCTGGGTGTCGCTCAAGGTGGCGGTTCTCTCGAGCCTCGTCGCCACAGTCCTCGGCACGGCGGCGGCGCTGGTGCTGGAGCGCCACGGTCGGTTTCGCGGGCGCGCGCTGTTCACCGGGCTCGTCCTCGGGCCGATGGTGATGCCGGAGGTGATGATCGGCCTCTCGCTCCTCCTGATGTTCATCGGCATCGGCTTCGATCGCGGCCTCGCCACGATCGTCATCGCGCACGCCACCTTCTGCACCGGCTTCGTCGCCGTCGTCGTCGCGGCGCGCCTGCGCGGCCTGGATCGCTCCCTGGAGGAGGCAGCGGCGGATCTCGGCGCGACGCCGTGGCGCGTGCTCACCACCGTGACCCTGCCGCTGCTGGCACCGGCGGTCGTAGCCGGCGCGCTCCTCGCCTTCAGCCTGTCGCTCGACGATCTGGTCATCGCGAGTTTCGTCTCGGGTCCGGGCTCGACCACCCTTCCGATGCGCCTCTACAGTCAGGTCCGTCTCGGCGTGAACCCCGAGATCAATGCCGCCTCGACGCTGCTGGTCGGGTTCGTCAGCGCGGCCGTGCTGCTGGCGTCCTGGCTGACAGCCCGGCGCGGCCCGGCTTGA
- a CDS encoding sodium:solute symporter family protein, translating into MSIALVIVAAGFALAIGLGLYARHGREMGLEQWTVGGRGFGTALVFLLMAGEIYTTFTFLGGSGIAYGKGGPAYYILCYLTLAYVTSYWLLPPVWAYAKRHGLYTQPDFFARKYQSRGLGILVALVGIVALVPYLVLQFKGLGIIVSTTSYGAISSTAAVWIGAAALTAYVIVSGVHGSAWTAVIKDTSILALVIFLGIYLPLHYYGSYEGLFRAIESAKPGFLALPEHGQSTTWFSTTVLLTALGGYMWPHTFASLYTAREPSAFRRNAVILPIYQLINLFVFMIGFTAVLQVPGLTGPDVDLSLFKLSLQSFPPWFIGIIGATGVLTALVPGSMILIAGATLVANNLVRPLRPGMDDAATARLCKILVPVLALVCVGFTLSGGDTIVQLLLMGYNFVTQLFPCFITSLLRRNPLDWRAAMAGIVAGVATVAATVLSGFSLTAFQSLGPLQDVNVGVAALVVNIVVTAAAAQLYRRDAAARTQAAE; encoded by the coding sequence ATGAGCATCGCGCTCGTCATCGTCGCGGCCGGCTTCGCCCTGGCCATCGGCCTCGGCCTCTATGCCCGCCACGGCCGCGAGATGGGCCTGGAGCAGTGGACCGTCGGCGGCCGCGGCTTCGGCACGGCCCTGGTCTTCCTGCTGATGGCCGGTGAGATCTACACGACCTTCACGTTCCTCGGCGGATCGGGGATCGCCTACGGCAAGGGCGGGCCCGCCTACTACATCCTGTGCTACCTGACGTTGGCCTACGTCACCTCCTACTGGCTGCTGCCGCCGGTCTGGGCCTACGCGAAGCGGCACGGGCTCTACACGCAGCCCGACTTCTTCGCGCGCAAGTACCAGAGCCGGGGGCTCGGCATCCTCGTGGCGCTCGTCGGGATCGTGGCGCTGGTCCCCTACCTCGTGCTCCAGTTCAAGGGGCTCGGGATCATCGTCTCCACGACCTCCTACGGAGCGATCTCGTCGACGGCGGCGGTTTGGATCGGCGCGGCGGCGCTCACCGCCTACGTGATCGTGTCCGGCGTCCACGGCTCGGCCTGGACCGCGGTGATCAAGGACACCAGCATCCTCGCTCTGGTGATCTTCCTCGGAATCTACCTGCCCCTGCACTATTACGGCAGCTACGAGGGTCTCTTCCGCGCCATCGAGTCCGCGAAGCCGGGCTTCCTGGCCCTGCCGGAACACGGGCAGAGCACGACCTGGTTCTCGACCACGGTCCTGCTCACGGCGCTGGGCGGCTACATGTGGCCGCACACCTTCGCATCCCTCTACACGGCGCGGGAGCCGAGCGCCTTCCGGCGCAACGCCGTCATCCTGCCGATCTACCAGTTGATCAACCTGTTCGTCTTCATGATCGGCTTCACCGCCGTGCTGCAGGTCCCGGGTCTCACGGGCCCCGACGTCGACCTGTCGCTGTTCAAGCTGTCGCTGCAAAGCTTCCCACCGTGGTTCATCGGGATCATCGGTGCCACCGGCGTTCTCACCGCCCTGGTGCCGGGCTCGATGATCCTGATCGCTGGCGCGACGCTGGTGGCCAACAACCTCGTCCGGCCGCTGCGGCCGGGCATGGACGACGCCGCGACGGCGCGGCTGTGCAAGATCCTCGTCCCGGTCCTGGCTCTGGTCTGCGTCGGCTTCACGCTGTCGGGCGGCGACACCATCGTCCAGTTGCTGCTCATGGGCTACAACTTCGTCACCCAGCTGTTTCCCTGCTTCATCACCAGCCTGCTGCGGCGCAATCCGCTCGACTGGCGCGCCGCGATGGCCGGCATCGTGGCGGGCGTCGCCACCGTGGCGGCGACGGTGCTGAGCGGGTTCAGCCTCACGGCCTTCCAGTCCCTCGGGCCCCTGCAGGACGTCAACGTCGGCGTCGCGGCTCTGGTGGTGAACATCGTGGTCACGGCCGCGGCGGCGCAGCTGTATCGAAGGGACGCGGCGGCCCGAACCCAGGCCGCGGAATGA
- a CDS encoding DUF3311 domain-containing protein, whose product MRHLRWLATLPFFGILIGPYFLNRVEPFVLGLPLLLVWLVFCVIGTSAVMGIIYLTDPERRAPEDPR is encoded by the coding sequence ATGCGACATCTGCGGTGGCTCGCCACCCTGCCCTTCTTCGGCATCCTGATCGGCCCGTACTTCCTGAACCGGGTCGAACCATTCGTCCTGGGACTGCCGCTGCTCCTGGTATGGCTGGTTTTCTGCGTCATCGGAACTTCGGCAGTGATGGGCATCATCTACCTGACCGATCCCGAGCGGCGCGCGCCGGAGGATCCGCGATGA
- the ureG gene encoding urease accessory protein UreG, whose translation MTPTNGPLRVGIGGPVGSGKTALMEQLCKRFRDRYEICAITNDIYTKEDARILTVAGALPEERILGVETGGCPHTAIREDASINLAAVAEMNRRFPRLDLVLIESGGDNLAATFSPELADITLYVIDVAGGEKIPRKGGPGITRSDLLIVNKTDLAPLVGADLSVMEADTRRMRGARPYVFASLRDGAGADEVARFVEEAGGLGR comes from the coding sequence ATGACCCCCACGAACGGCCCCCTCCGCGTCGGCATCGGCGGCCCCGTCGGATCCGGCAAGACCGCCCTGATGGAGCAGCTCTGCAAGCGCTTCCGCGACCGCTACGAGATCTGCGCGATCACGAACGACATCTACACCAAGGAGGACGCCCGCATCCTGACCGTGGCGGGCGCGCTGCCGGAGGAGCGCATCCTGGGCGTCGAGACCGGCGGTTGTCCGCACACTGCAATCCGCGAGGATGCCTCGATCAACCTCGCCGCCGTCGCCGAGATGAACCGCCGCTTCCCCCGGCTCGACCTCGTGCTGATCGAATCCGGCGGTGACAACCTGGCGGCGACGTTCTCGCCGGAACTCGCCGACATCACCCTCTACGTCATCGACGTGGCAGGCGGGGAGAAGATCCCGCGCAAGGGCGGCCCCGGCATCACCCGGTCCGATCTGCTGATCGTCAACAAGACTGACCTCGCGCCGCTCGTCGGCGCCGACCTGTCGGTGATGGAAGCGGACACGCGCCGGATGCGGGGGGCACGCCCCTACGTCTTCGCGTCCCTGCGCGACGGCGCCGGCGCGGACGAAGTCGCGCGCTTCGTCGAAGAGGCCGGCGGCCTCGGCCGCTGA
- a CDS encoding urease accessory protein UreF: protein MPPAETLDALRLMAWLSPGYPVGAYAYSHGLEWAVEAGDVRDEASLMGWLEDVCTHGALRNDLILAAQAHRLAQADDGPALADLNALALALAPSRELHLETSQQGRSFLDATLGAWPCARLNRLAASVSGPIAYPVAVGIAAGAHDMERPGALSAYGLAFVQNLVSAALRAAPVGQAAGTRVVAALVPRIARIAAEAGCAELDALGAATFRLDLGSFRHETQYSRIFRS from the coding sequence ATGCCGCCGGCTGAGACGCTCGACGCGCTTCGCCTGATGGCGTGGCTGTCACCCGGCTATCCGGTGGGTGCCTATGCCTACTCGCACGGACTGGAATGGGCGGTCGAAGCGGGCGACGTGCGTGACGAGGCGAGCCTCATGGGCTGGCTGGAAGACGTCTGCACCCACGGCGCCCTGCGCAACGACCTGATCCTCGCCGCGCAGGCCCACCGGCTCGCGCAGGCGGACGATGGGCCGGCCCTCGCCGATCTCAACGCGCTCGCCCTGGCCCTGGCGCCATCGCGCGAGTTGCATCTGGAGACCAGCCAGCAAGGCCGCAGCTTCCTCGACGCCACCCTCGGTGCGTGGCCGTGCGCACGGCTCAACCGGCTCGCGGCCTCTGTATCGGGCCCGATCGCCTATCCGGTGGCCGTGGGGATTGCAGCGGGCGCGCACGACATGGAGCGACCGGGCGCCCTGTCGGCCTACGGGCTCGCCTTCGTTCAGAACCTCGTCTCGGCGGCCCTCCGGGCAGCGCCCGTGGGTCAGGCGGCGGGCACGCGGGTGGTCGCCGCCCTCGTCCCGCGCATCGCCCGCATCGCCGCAGAAGCCGGGTGCGCGGAGCTCGACGCCCTCGGTGCCGCCACGTTTCGCCTGGACCTCGGTTCCTTCCGGCACGAGACCCAGTATTCCCGCATCTTCCGATCCTGA
- a CDS encoding urease accessory protein UreE: MIRATRILRRETLSGGEIVDRVVLDHGDRHRRRVAMRGAGGLGFLLDLAEPTVLEDGDALVLQDGRLVWVEAAPERLLEIRAPSDHALKRLIWHIGNRHIPAEIGGDAVWIAYDHVLAEMVQGLGGSVATVERPFRPEGGAYSGGHAHDHDHPHGGHHPHHHAAG, from the coding sequence ATGATCCGCGCCACCCGCATCCTTCGCCGCGAGACCCTGTCGGGCGGCGAGATCGTCGACAGGGTCGTCCTCGACCACGGTGACCGCCATCGCCGCCGCGTCGCCATGCGCGGTGCCGGCGGCTTGGGTTTCCTGCTCGACCTCGCGGAACCGACCGTGCTGGAAGACGGCGACGCCCTGGTCCTCCAGGATGGCCGCCTCGTCTGGGTCGAGGCGGCGCCGGAGCGGCTTCTGGAGATCCGCGCACCGAGCGACCACGCGCTCAAGCGCCTGATCTGGCATATCGGCAATCGGCACATCCCGGCCGAGATCGGCGGGGACGCGGTGTGGATCGCCTACGACCACGTGCTCGCCGAGATGGTTCAGGGGCTCGGCGGAAGCGTGGCGACGGTGGAGCGGCCGTTTCGGCCGGAGGGCGGCGCCTATTCCGGGGGCCACGCGCACGATCACGATCATCCGCACGGCGGCCACCACCCTCATCACCATGCCGCCGGCTGA
- the ureC gene encoding urease subunit alpha, with amino-acid sequence MSNTPKPASLPRSAYADMFGPTVGDRIRLADTSLEITVERDLTTYGEEVKFGGGKVIRDGMGQSQATNADGAVDTVITNAVVLDHWGIVKCDVGIVRGRISRLGKAGNPDVQPGVDIVVGPGTEVIAGEGKILTAGGFDSHIHFICPQQIEEALCSGVTTMLGGGTGPAHGTFATTCTPGPWHIARMIEAADAFPMNLAFAGKGNASRPESLVEMVRAGACALKLHEDWGTTPAAIDTCLSVADSHDIQVMIHTDTLNESGFVEDTIAAFKGRTIHAFHTEGAGGGHAPDIIKVAGLPNVLPSSTNPTRPYTRNTIDEHLDMLMVCHHLDPSIPEDLAFAESRIRRETIAAEDILHDIGALSMMSSDSQAMGRVGEVIIRTWQTADKMKRQRGALPGDASGTDNLRARRYVAKYTINPAIAHGISRHIGSVEPGKLADLVLWTPAFFGVKPDLVLKGGSIAAAPMGDPNASIPTPQPVHYRPMFGAYGRTPFATAVTFVSKAALEDGLRNRLGVRKEFVAVENVRGGISKKSMVLNDATPVIEVDPETYDVRADGELLVCEPAEVLPMAQRYFLF; translated from the coding sequence ATGTCCAACACCCCGAAGCCCGCGAGCCTTCCCCGGTCCGCCTACGCCGACATGTTCGGCCCGACCGTCGGCGACCGCATCCGCCTCGCCGACACCAGCCTCGAGATCACGGTCGAGCGCGACCTCACCACCTACGGCGAGGAGGTGAAGTTCGGCGGCGGCAAGGTGATCCGCGACGGCATGGGCCAGAGCCAGGCGACGAACGCCGACGGAGCGGTCGACACGGTGATCACCAATGCCGTCGTGCTCGATCACTGGGGCATCGTGAAATGCGATGTCGGGATCGTCCGCGGGCGGATCTCCCGGCTGGGCAAGGCCGGCAACCCGGACGTGCAGCCGGGCGTCGACATCGTGGTCGGCCCCGGCACCGAGGTCATCGCCGGCGAGGGCAAGATCCTGACGGCCGGCGGCTTCGACAGCCACATCCACTTCATCTGCCCTCAGCAGATCGAGGAGGCGCTCTGCTCAGGCGTCACCACGATGCTCGGCGGCGGCACAGGCCCGGCGCACGGCACCTTCGCCACGACCTGCACGCCCGGCCCCTGGCACATCGCCCGGATGATCGAGGCGGCCGACGCCTTCCCGATGAACCTCGCCTTCGCCGGCAAGGGCAACGCGTCCCGGCCGGAAAGCCTCGTCGAGATGGTCCGGGCCGGCGCCTGCGCGCTCAAGCTGCACGAGGATTGGGGCACGACGCCCGCGGCGATCGACACCTGCCTGTCGGTGGCGGATTCCCACGACATCCAGGTCATGATCCACACCGACACGCTCAACGAATCGGGCTTCGTCGAGGACACGATCGCGGCGTTCAAGGGCCGGACCATCCACGCCTTCCACACCGAGGGCGCCGGCGGCGGCCACGCGCCGGACATCATCAAGGTGGCCGGGCTGCCGAACGTGCTGCCGTCCTCCACGAACCCGACGCGGCCCTACACGCGCAACACGATCGACGAGCATCTCGACATGCTCATGGTCTGCCACCACCTCGACCCGTCGATCCCCGAGGACCTCGCTTTCGCCGAGAGCCGGATCCGCCGCGAGACCATCGCGGCCGAGGACATCCTGCACGACATCGGCGCACTCTCGATGATGTCCTCCGACAGCCAGGCCATGGGTCGGGTCGGCGAGGTCATCATCCGCACGTGGCAGACCGCCGACAAGATGAAGCGCCAGCGGGGCGCCCTCCCCGGCGACGCCTCGGGCACCGACAACCTGCGCGCCCGCCGCTACGTCGCCAAGTACACGATCAACCCGGCCATCGCGCATGGGATCTCCCGGCATATCGGCTCTGTCGAGCCCGGCAAGCTCGCCGACCTCGTGCTCTGGACGCCGGCCTTCTTCGGCGTGAAGCCCGACCTCGTGCTGAAGGGCGGCAGCATCGCGGCGGCGCCGATGGGCGACCCGAACGCCTCGATCCCGACGCCGCAGCCGGTCCACTACCGTCCGATGTTTGGCGCCTACGGCCGGACGCCCTTCGCCACCGCCGTCACCTTCGTCTCAAAGGCGGCCCTGGAGGACGGCCTGCGGAACCGACTCGGCGTCCGGAAGGAGTTTGTCGCCGTGGAGAACGTGCGCGGCGGCATCTCGAAGAAGAGCATGGTGCTGAATGACGCCACACCGGTGATCGAGGTCGATCCCGAGACCTACGACGTCCGTGCCGACGGCGAGCTTCTGGTCTGCGAGCCCGCCGAGGTGCTGCCGATGGCGCAGCGTTATTTCCTGTTCTGA
- a CDS encoding urease subunit gamma yields MLLTPREKDKLLIAMAAQVARNRLARGVKLNHPEAVALITDFVVEGARDGRTVAELMQAGGTVLTAEQVMDGVAEMIHDIQVEATFPDGTKLVTVHHPIRGAASAEIPGAVTTLPGEIVFNADAERTVIEVANTGDRPIQVGSHYHFYEVNPGLVFAREQARGKRLDIAPGTAVRFEPGSTREVALVPLSGGRTVYGFRGDVMGKL; encoded by the coding sequence GTGCTGCTGACGCCCCGTGAGAAGGACAAGCTGCTGATCGCCATGGCCGCGCAGGTGGCGCGCAACCGCCTCGCGCGGGGCGTGAAGCTCAACCATCCGGAGGCGGTGGCGCTGATCACCGATTTCGTGGTCGAGGGCGCCCGGGACGGGCGCACCGTCGCCGAGCTGATGCAGGCCGGCGGCACCGTGCTCACCGCCGAGCAGGTGATGGACGGGGTGGCCGAGATGATCCACGACATCCAGGTCGAGGCTACGTTTCCGGACGGCACGAAGCTCGTGACCGTGCATCATCCGATCCGCGGCGCGGCCTCTGCCGAAATTCCGGGGGCGGTAACGACGCTGCCCGGCGAGATCGTCTTCAACGCGGATGCGGAGCGCACCGTCATCGAAGTCGCCAACACGGGCGACCGGCCGATCCAGGTCGGCTCGCACTACCACTTCTACGAGGTCAATCCGGGCTTGGTGTTCGCCCGCGAGCAGGCCCGCGGCAAGCGCCTCGACATCGCGCCCGGCACCGCGGTGCGCTTCGAGCCTGGCTCGACGCGGGAGGTCGCGCTTGTGCCGCTCTCGGGCGGCCGCACAGTCTACGGCTTCCGGGGTGACGTGATGGGCAAGCTTTGA
- a CDS encoding LysR family transcriptional regulator, with product MEHASVFEAGMPDWQDLRLFLELDRRGSFRAAAAAVGLSINTLRRRIDDLEAQLGVTLLTRHAAGIRLTAEGETILAATRSMESAAYSVLRARDAASATPAGEVRIAVTEGLGTFWLAPRLVEFQRSNPRLVVDLRCTMDPADVARLEADVAVQLVRPVNPDLKVVKLGRLHAMAFAARSYLDIYGVPAGVEDAARHRIVLQVSSQTVSMAEYDRHTPGMPQSGYVTLKTNVSSAHYWAVANGAGIGWLPTYAAAIGARLVPLDGLVQVGLDIWLTYHPDAERIDRVRRAIDWIRASFDPARYPWFRDAFIHPRDLPATLKGAPMPELFAGFAGMER from the coding sequence ATGGAACACGCGTCGGTCTTCGAGGCCGGAATGCCGGACTGGCAGGACCTGCGCCTGTTCCTGGAGCTGGATCGGCGCGGAAGCTTCCGGGCCGCCGCCGCCGCCGTCGGGCTCTCCATCAACACCCTGCGTCGGCGGATCGACGACCTGGAGGCGCAGCTCGGCGTGACTCTGCTGACCCGCCACGCCGCCGGAATCCGTCTCACGGCCGAGGGCGAGACAATACTGGCCGCGACGCGTTCCATGGAGAGCGCCGCCTACTCGGTCCTGCGCGCCCGGGACGCCGCCTCGGCCACGCCGGCCGGCGAGGTGCGGATCGCCGTCACCGAGGGTCTCGGGACGTTCTGGCTCGCGCCGCGCCTCGTCGAGTTCCAGCGCTCGAACCCGAGGCTCGTGGTCGATCTGCGCTGCACGATGGACCCGGCCGATGTCGCCCGCCTCGAGGCCGACGTGGCCGTTCAGCTGGTGAGGCCGGTCAATCCCGATCTGAAGGTGGTCAAGCTCGGCCGCCTGCACGCCATGGCCTTCGCGGCCCGCAGCTATCTGGACATCTACGGCGTTCCGGCGGGCGTCGAGGACGCGGCCCGGCACCGGATCGTCCTTCAGGTGTCGAGCCAGACCGTCAGCATGGCGGAGTACGACCGGCACACGCCGGGCATGCCGCAATCCGGCTACGTCACGCTCAAGACCAACGTGAGCAGCGCCCATTATTGGGCGGTGGCGAACGGCGCCGGAATCGGCTGGCTGCCCACTTACGCGGCGGCGATCGGCGCCCGGCTGGTCCCGCTGGACGGCCTCGTCCAGGTTGGCCTCGACATCTGGCTGACCTATCACCCCGATGCCGAGCGGATCGACCGCGTGCGTCGGGCGATCGACTGGATCCGCGCCAGCTTCGATCCGGCGCGCTATCCCTGGTTCCGCGACGCCTTCATCCATCCCCGGGACCTGCCGGCGACGCTCAAGGGCGCGCCCATGCCCGAGCTGTTCGCCGGGTTCGCCGGGATGGAGCGCTAG
- a CDS encoding GNAT family N-acetyltransferase has protein sequence MTVHVSPPDHPPHLHGAPEARHDIIDLRSARLARHLVLFTPTQRDLERLLDETRAALPGVADIAVVRRVMTANPDTVLAIARRDAYDALAPRGEGLTAILPLNEAGMTALLNGTFDASDPDTDFIARQHERPAGIYLWVIHARRRLAAAVALMLQRISTPLCRDVDLFASAATAEGADYLEGIGFTQGAAWRGLRAPGLHMFHRSEAAERLPLYDSHRPGATGLSVAVARTFEDLSRVIALRAAVYMAEQACPYEEEFDGNDLSATHLIGYVGDEPAGCLRIRFFADFAKIERLAVRAEHRNTRMAFALVRAGIELARVKGYRRLYGHAQKRLVSFWSRFGFRVFDGAQELVFSDFDYIEMLLEAEPHPQAIGIGVDPYVIIRPEGRWHRAGALDRSRARAVTRPSIDRKAAAR, from the coding sequence ATGACGGTCCACGTATCCCCGCCCGATCACCCGCCCCATCTGCACGGGGCGCCGGAGGCGCGGCACGACATCATCGACCTGAGATCGGCGCGCCTCGCCCGTCATCTGGTGCTGTTCACCCCGACCCAGAGGGATCTGGAGCGGCTCCTCGACGAGACGCGGGCCGCCCTGCCGGGCGTGGCCGACATCGCCGTGGTCCGCCGCGTGATGACGGCCAACCCCGACACCGTCCTGGCGATCGCCCGGCGCGACGCCTACGACGCGCTCGCCCCCCGCGGCGAGGGCCTGACCGCGATCCTGCCCCTCAACGAGGCCGGGATGACGGCGCTGCTGAACGGTACCTTCGACGCGAGCGATCCGGACACGGACTTCATCGCCCGGCAGCATGAGCGCCCGGCCGGAATCTACCTGTGGGTTATTCACGCCCGCAGACGGCTCGCGGCCGCCGTCGCCCTGATGCTGCAGCGGATCTCGACGCCGCTCTGCCGCGACGTCGATCTCTTCGCCAGTGCGGCCACCGCCGAGGGCGCCGACTACCTGGAGGGAATCGGCTTCACGCAGGGCGCCGCGTGGCGGGGCCTGCGCGCCCCGGGGCTGCACATGTTCCACCGCTCGGAGGCCGCCGAGCGCCTCCCGCTCTATGACAGTCACCGGCCCGGGGCCACCGGCCTCAGCGTTGCCGTCGCCCGGACGTTCGAGGATCTGTCGCGGGTCATCGCGCTCCGCGCCGCCGTGTACATGGCCGAGCAGGCCTGCCCCTACGAGGAAGAGTTCGACGGCAACGATCTCTCGGCCACGCACCTGATCGGCTATGTCGGCGACGAGCCGGCTGGCTGCCTGCGCATCCGTTTCTTCGCCGATTTCGCCAAAATCGAGCGTCTCGCGGTGCGGGCCGAGCATCGCAATACCCGCATGGCGTTCGCTCTGGTCCGCGCCGGCATCGAGCTCGCCCGCGTGAAGGGCTACCGCCGCCTGTACGGCCACGCGCAGAAGCGGCTCGTCAGCTTCTGGAGCCGCTTCGGCTTCCGCGTCTTCGATGGCGCGCAGGAACTCGTCTTCTCGGATTTCGACTACATCGAGATGCTGCTGGAGGCCGAGCCGCATCCGCAGGCCATCGGCATCGGCGTCGATCCTTACGTGATCATCCGGCCGGAGGGCCGCTGGCACCGCGCCGGAGCCCTCGACCGGTCCCGCGCGCGGGCGGTCACGCGCCCCTCCATCGACCGGAAGGCGGCGGCGCGATGA
- a CDS encoding cysteine hydrolase family protein, which produces MIRTFNPALYRRPRSVPVLVLVDMQQEYEVAGRPLALPGIAPALDKCRRALSHARATGIQVAYVRWIGAPLFQAGTRFARWIEGFEPHGCDMIFDRDRPSCYASPAFADAMERGSPPLVIAGFAGEAACLATAVDGFHRGQEVTFLSDASASHDLEGIAASDIHRTVSAVMRVFGDVMDTETWISGSTPFRPAPVASNQTHAND; this is translated from the coding sequence ATGATCCGGACCTTCAATCCGGCGCTCTACCGGCGGCCGCGGAGCGTGCCGGTGCTGGTCCTCGTGGACATGCAGCAGGAATACGAGGTCGCGGGCCGGCCGCTCGCTCTGCCGGGCATCGCGCCCGCCCTCGACAAGTGCCGGCGTGCCCTCAGCCACGCCCGGGCGACCGGCATCCAGGTCGCATATGTGCGCTGGATCGGCGCGCCGCTGTTCCAGGCCGGCACCCGGTTCGCCCGCTGGATCGAGGGTTTCGAGCCGCACGGCTGCGACATGATCTTCGACCGGGACCGGCCGTCCTGCTACGCGAGTCCCGCCTTCGCCGACGCCATGGAGCGCGGCTCTCCGCCGCTGGTGATCGCGGGTTTCGCCGGGGAGGCGGCCTGCCTGGCCACGGCGGTCGACGGGTTCCATCGCGGCCAGGAGGTGACGTTCCTCTCCGACGCCTCGGCGAGCCACGACCTCGAAGGCATCGCCGCCAGCGACATTCACCGCACGGTGAGCGCCGTGATGCGCGTCTTCGGGGACGTCATGGACACGGAGACGTGGATCTCCGGCTCCACACCTTTCAGGCCGGCACCGGTCGCATCGAACCAGACGCACGCGAATGACTGA